TTTTATCGACCTCAGGAACATAGCTATGGCTCCGGTAGTCAGACAGCGCTGGCCATGCCACTGTATGTTGGACTGGTACCTCAGGAGGCCCAACAGGCAGTTTTTGAAAAACTAACAACAACGGTTTGCCAAAATGATACGGCGTTGACGGCGGGAGATATCGGTCATCGTTACCTGCTACAGGTGTTACACTCCAACAACCGTGATGATCTGATTTATGCCATGCACCATCGTGATGACCGGCCCGGATATGGATATCAGCTGCGAAAAGGTGCCACGGCACTGACCGAGTCTTGGGCGGGTCTTCCAAACGTCTCCAATAATCATTTTATGCTTGGCCACCTGATGGAGTGGTTTCATACCGGCTTGGGCGGAATACAGCAAGATGCAGCATCGACCGCATTTAAACACTTTCGAATCGAGCCCAAAATGCTGGATGCACTGAAAGACTGTGAGATAAGTTTTAGAAGTCCATATGGAAAAATTTATTTTAACCGAGAACAATCTAAAGGAAATTATCAAGTAGAGATACCTGTCAATAGCCAATGTACATTGGTTTTGCCAAAGGGAACTTATCAGGTCAATGGAAGAGCCATGGAGGTCCAAACTGTCAATGTAAACGAAGACCATGTTGAATTCAAATTGGGCTCAGGAAAATATACAATTACTCAATGAAAGCTGATATCGTGATTATTTTAGCCAGTTATAAACCCATTGAAATACCATTAGACAACAACGTAAATAGTTCAGATTGTACTAACGAAGAAAAAGAGTAGACAGATGAAAAGATTAATGCTATTGCTATCCATTGCTTTGGCCGGTCCTAAATTAAAGGCTCAGACTCCGGCAGTTTCCAGTGCGGAAATGACAAAAATTTATGAAGAAGTAAAGACCCCCTATAAGTATGGACTTGTTTTAGTACCTGCGCATAAAGGTGAACTGATGGATTGTCCGACTATTTATAAGGAGGGGAAATATTGGTATATGACCTACATTGTGTTTGATGGAAGTGGTTATGAGACCTGGCTGGCGCAGAGCTCGGATCTTTTGAACTGGAAGACCTTGGGGAAACAACTCTCCGTGGTACCAGATGGCAGCTGGGATGCTAAGCAGCGAGCAGGATATAATGCCTTGGTGGATACAAAATGGGGCGGGAAGTATAAGCTCAACAGCTACGCTGGAAAATACTGGATGTCCTATTTCGGTGGTTCCACAGCTGGTTACGAACCTGAGCCGCTGGCGATTGGGATGGCTTATACAACTAAAAAACCAACACAACCTGTGGAATGGCAACGGTTGTCTAAGCCCGTGTTGACCAGTACGGATCGGGATGTTTCCTGGTGGGAAAATCGGCATAAGCTATTCAAAAGCTATGTGATTGAAGATACTGATAAACAGACGGGCCATCGCTTCGTCATGTATTACAATGCCGTAGGCGATTCATTACCCAATAATAAAGCAACACGATGGTATGAACGTATTGGTATGGCTGTGTCAGATGATCTGGAAAACTGGAAGAGGTTCCAGCCGAACCCTGTGGTTCACCATCCGGTAGGAATTACGGGAGACCCTATGATTCAGCGGATCCATAATACTTGGGTCATGTTTTATTTTGGCGCTTTCTGGAAAGACCGTAAAGGGGCATTCAATCGATTTGCGGCATCCAAGGATCTAGTCCACTGGACAGATTGGGATGGTGCAAATCTGATTGAATCAAGTGAAAGTTTTGATCAGCAATATGCGCACAAATCATTTGTATTGAAAGCGGAGGGTGTTGTTTATCATTTTTATTGTGCAGTGGACGGCAAAGGTAACCGCGGCATCGCCTTGGCAACTTCGAAAGATTTAGGTACAAGTACGGTGCGTTTTAAAGACTTAAGCCGATGGCAAGAATAACCCCTCAGTCCTAGGTCACTTTTCAAAAACTATTCCTAATGGATAAACCCGAAGGAAGTTTAAATACCTCCATATAGACTAACGAATAAAGACGCAAGCACGAAGCCATCATTGATTGCAATGAAAGCAGTGCTTATAAATAACCATTTACTTATGAATTTATATTATTTTATTTCTATTCTCTTTTTATTTCAACTTCAGCTTGTATACGGACAAGGACGTTCAAAAATCAGCTTTAATGAAAACTGGCATTTTACGTTGCAGGATCAGCTGGGCTATCGCTTGAACGACGGAGATGCCCAAGCTTGGGAATCGGTTGAATTGCCTCATGATTGGAGTATCAAAGCTGATTTTGATGCTAGTTACCCAGCAGGTAATGCAGGAGGAGCATTGCCTGGCGGAATTGGCTGGTATAGTAAGGAGTTTAAGCTGCCGACCGCAGATCAGGGTAAAAATATACAGTTGTACTTTGGCGGAGTTTACCGTTATGCAGAAATATGGATTAATGGTGTTTATTTTGGGAAAAAGCCCAATGGTTACCTCTCTTTTACACTGGACCTGACTCCGCATGTTAAATTTGGAAATCAACCCAATCGCATTGCTATTCGTGTGGACAATAGTAAACAGCCAAATTCCCGGTGGTATTCAGGTTCCGGAATCTACCGTGATGTTTATCTCATAAAAAGCAGCGAAGTACACCTCGACGAACAAGAAACTTTTATCACTACGCCGGAAATACAGGGTGTATTGGGGCAGCTTAAAGTACGTTCTAAATTGAATAAGTTGGCGCGACCTAAAGGCGTTGCAGGGAATAAATATCAAATTACAGTATGGGATCCCAAAGGAAATATACTGTTAAAAAAGACAGGGGTTGAGAAAGATGGATATATTGATGCATCACTTCAAGTGGAAAAGCCACAATTGTGGAGCCTAGCGTCGCCAAATTTATATCGTGTGCAACTCACTCTTTTAACTAAAAATAATACAGTCGAAGATCAAATTGAAAAGAGAATCGGATTCCGGACAATTCGCTTTGATGCGAAAACTGGCTTCTACTTAAACGGCGAGGCCTTGAAAATTTTAGGAGTATGTATGCATCATGATTTGGGTGCTTTAGGAGCCGCTTTTAATAAGTCTGCTGCGAAAAGACAGCTTGTCATGATGAAAGAAATGGGTGCAAATGCCATTCGAACTGCACACAATCCACCCGCAGACGAGTTACTTGATCTCTGCGACGAAATGGGAATTTTGGTTTATAATGAAGCATTTGACATGTGGAAAAAGCGAAAAAATAAGTTCGACTATCATATTGACTTTCCTACGGAACATCTCAAGGATATTGAAGCATGGGTGCGTCGAGATCGCAATCATGCTTCGGTTATCCTATGGAGCATCGGAAATGAAATCCGAGAGCAATTTGACTCCACGGGTATTGCCTTAACGCAAGAAATGGCCAAATTGGTAAAATCTCTGGATCCCACACGCCCCGTTACTGCTGCCTTGACCGAAAATAATTATGTCAAGAACTTTATCGCACAGGCAGAGGCTTTGGATGTCCTGGGCTTCAATTACAAACATGAAGATTATGATAAATTACCTGTAGAATTCAAAAATATACCGCTGTTGGCATCAGAAACTGTTTCTGCCTTACAGACTAGAGGGGTGTATGACAAGTTGCAAGATACGATTCAGTTGTGGCCAGCATCATCAAAGGACAAATATGTCGTTAACGGGAATCCCGATTTTACAGTTTCGGCCTATGATAATGTTGCTGCCTATTGGGGCACAAGTCATGAGAAAGCTTGGCTAGCGGTCAAGAGTCGTCCTTTTTTGGCTGGAACATTTGTCTGGACCGGTTTTGATTATCTTGGCGAACCCGTTCCTTACCCTTATCCTGCAAGGAGCTCTTATTATGGTATTGTTGATCTCGCAGGTATTCCCAAAGATGTGTACTATATGTATCAGTCTGAATGGACAGAAAAAGATGTCCTTCATCTTTTACCGCATTGGAACTGGAAAATAGGTGATACTGTGGACGTGTGGGCTTATTATAATAAAGCTGACGATGTCGAGTTGTTCCTGAACGGCAAAAGTCTGGGAACTTCAGCCAAAACAGCAGATCGTCT
The genomic region above belongs to Sphingobacterium zeae and contains:
- a CDS encoding glycoside hydrolase family 2 TIM barrel-domain containing protein, whose amino-acid sequence is MNLYYFISILFLFQLQLVYGQGRSKISFNENWHFTLQDQLGYRLNDGDAQAWESVELPHDWSIKADFDASYPAGNAGGALPGGIGWYSKEFKLPTADQGKNIQLYFGGVYRYAEIWINGVYFGKKPNGYLSFTLDLTPHVKFGNQPNRIAIRVDNSKQPNSRWYSGSGIYRDVYLIKSSEVHLDEQETFITTPEIQGVLGQLKVRSKLNKLARPKGVAGNKYQITVWDPKGNILLKKTGVEKDGYIDASLQVEKPQLWSLASPNLYRVQLTLLTKNNTVEDQIEKRIGFRTIRFDAKTGFYLNGEALKILGVCMHHDLGALGAAFNKSAAKRQLVMMKEMGANAIRTAHNPPADELLDLCDEMGILVYNEAFDMWKKRKNKFDYHIDFPTEHLKDIEAWVRRDRNHASVILWSIGNEIREQFDSTGIALTQEMAKLVKSLDPTRPVTAALTENNYVKNFIAQAEALDVLGFNYKHEDYDKLPVEFKNIPLLASETVSALQTRGVYDKLQDTIQLWPASSKDKYVVNGNPDFTVSAYDNVAAYWGTSHEKAWLAVKSRPFLAGTFVWTGFDYLGEPVPYPYPARSSYYGIVDLAGIPKDVYYMYQSEWTEKDVLHLLPHWNWKIGDTVDVWAYYNKADDVELFLNGKSLGTSAKTADRLHASWKVPFEKGELKVVKKRDGKIVQEASMRTAGEAKRVKVSLEHEKYATGESRDLYFVTAELVDQAGQSVLHNDQEIEFIVKGDAKVLGTDNGFQADLRGLHRPNRKTFKGKALGIIQKIADTPCTIIIRSVLGDQQISI
- a CDS encoding glycosylase; this encodes MKRLMLLLSIALAGPKLKAQTPAVSSAEMTKIYEEVKTPYKYGLVLVPAHKGELMDCPTIYKEGKYWYMTYIVFDGSGYETWLAQSSDLLNWKTLGKQLSVVPDGSWDAKQRAGYNALVDTKWGGKYKLNSYAGKYWMSYFGGSTAGYEPEPLAIGMAYTTKKPTQPVEWQRLSKPVLTSTDRDVSWWENRHKLFKSYVIEDTDKQTGHRFVMYYNAVGDSLPNNKATRWYERIGMAVSDDLENWKRFQPNPVVHHPVGITGDPMIQRIHNTWVMFYFGAFWKDRKGAFNRFAASKDLVHWTDWDGANLIESSESFDQQYAHKSFVLKAEGVVYHFYCAVDGKGNRGIALATSKDLGTSTVRFKDLSRWQE